A genomic region of Synechococcus sp. NOUM97013 contains the following coding sequences:
- a CDS encoding PhzF family phenazine biosynthesis protein, translating to MTLNIPIQQVAAFAEAPFEGNPAAICTLGAWLPEALMQAIAAENNLSETAFVVGTDGHYGIRWFTPSCEVDLCGHATLGAAYVLFQQDPGLDQIQFESKSGGLQVQRQGERFTLDFPRQHASPCDPPKGLRDALGTSPLACLLGEDLIAVVADEATVQALTPNLGSVASLPGRGLIVTAPGNDVDFVSRFFAPGIGIDEDPVTGSAHCSLTPFWAERLGRSTLQARQLSKRRGTLRCELAGERVMITGQVMPFLRGVIELSLPSRAL from the coding sequence ATGACCCTGAACATTCCGATCCAACAGGTGGCCGCTTTTGCCGAAGCACCGTTTGAGGGCAATCCAGCTGCCATCTGCACGTTGGGGGCATGGCTGCCCGAAGCGCTGATGCAAGCGATCGCAGCAGAAAACAACCTCTCAGAGACAGCCTTTGTGGTGGGAACAGACGGGCACTACGGGATTCGCTGGTTCACTCCCAGCTGCGAAGTGGACCTCTGTGGTCACGCCACGCTGGGCGCCGCCTATGTGCTGTTCCAGCAAGATCCTGGATTGGATCAGATTCAGTTCGAATCCAAGAGCGGTGGTCTACAGGTTCAGCGTCAGGGTGAACGTTTCACTCTCGACTTCCCCAGGCAACACGCCAGTCCCTGCGATCCACCGAAAGGGCTTCGCGACGCACTTGGCACGAGTCCGTTGGCCTGTCTGCTCGGCGAGGATCTGATCGCCGTTGTCGCTGATGAAGCGACGGTTCAGGCTTTAACCCCGAACCTCGGATCTGTGGCATCACTGCCCGGTCGAGGTTTGATTGTGACGGCACCGGGTAATGACGTGGATTTTGTCAGTCGTTTTTTCGCACCGGGGATCGGGATCGATGAAGACCCCGTGACTGGCTCAGCCCACTGCAGCCTCACTCCCTTCTGGGCTGAGCGATTGGGGCGCAGCACACTTCAGGCACGTCAGCTCTCCAAGCGACGTGGCACTCTGCGCTGCGAGCTGGCAGGTGAGCGCGTAATGATCACAGGGCAGGTGATGCCTTTCCTCAGAGGTGTCATTGAGCTCTCACTGCCATCCCGTGCACTCTGA